The proteins below are encoded in one region of Aestuariivirga litoralis:
- a CDS encoding ABC transporter ATP-binding protein: protein MIEVKDLDVTFRVTGRTYHAVQGVSFTVAKGETFGIVGESGSGKSTVLKAVAGLVGFTSSKLGIDGHVLGQPRTRAERKLLQYVFQDPYGSLHPRHTVDDILREPLNIQGLDASSPRIAEALTSVGLDPKYRFRYPHQLSGGQRQRVAIARALILKPPILLLDEPTSALDVSVQAEILNLLSDLRVALGTTSILVSHDLAVVAHMCERVAVMKAGRFVEVLDRAQLKAGNANTKYAQQLIAASKGYAPA from the coding sequence GAGGTCAAGGATCTGGATGTGACATTCCGGGTGACGGGGCGGACGTATCACGCGGTGCAGGGCGTGTCATTCACTGTGGCCAAGGGCGAGACCTTTGGCATTGTGGGCGAGTCCGGTTCTGGCAAATCAACCGTGCTGAAGGCCGTGGCCGGGCTGGTGGGTTTCACCTCGTCCAAGCTGGGGATTGACGGACATGTTCTGGGACAGCCGCGCACGCGGGCTGAGCGCAAGCTGCTGCAGTATGTGTTTCAGGACCCTTATGGCTCGCTGCATCCCCGGCACACGGTGGATGACATTCTGCGCGAGCCGCTCAACATTCAGGGGCTGGATGCTTCCAGCCCGCGCATTGCCGAGGCGCTGACCAGTGTGGGTCTGGACCCGAAATACCGCTTCCGTTACCCGCACCAGTTGTCTGGCGGGCAGAGGCAGCGCGTGGCGATTGCACGCGCGCTTATTCTCAAACCGCCGATCCTGCTACTGGATGAGCCGACCTCGGCGCTGGATGTGTCGGTGCAGGCGGAAATCCTTAATCTGCTGTCAGACCTGCGGGTGGCACTGGGCACGACTTCCATTCTGGTCAGCCACGATCTCGCCGTTGTGGCGCATATGTGTGAGCGCGTGGCCGTAATGAAGGCGGGGCGGTTTGTGGAAGTGCTCGACCGGGCGCAATTGAAGGCGGGCAATGCCAATACCAAATATGCCCAGCAGCTGATCGCCGCCAGCAAGGGCTATGCGCCTGCCTGA
- a CDS encoding ABC transporter substrate-binding protein, whose protein sequence is MIKHLKLALLAGAIVSATLPQLAHQAFAETPKDTLVVAKQIDDLISLDPAEAYELSGIEVLANTYDRIMRFEPTDITKLVGGVAETASVSDDGKTFTFKIRPGQKFASGNPVTAQDAVFSLTRVIKLEKTPVFLLSQLGWTKDNVDKLVTAPDDSTLKITITEDFAPSLVYALLSSVVGSVVDSKVAKEHEKDGDFGYAWLKTNSAGSGAYVVKSWKANESVSLEANPNYRGGEAKLKRVVIRHVAEPAAQRLLVEKGDADIARNLTPDQIAGLAGNKDVVVTDVPQALLYYIGLNLKTKELQDPKVRQAIRYLVDYKGMADTFLKGSMQVHQSFWASGFWASYDENPYSLNVEKAKALLKEAGYPDGFSLKLDIPNSAPFTNIAQSVQSTLAQGGIKVELLPADTKAVLTKYRARQHQALMIYWGPDYMDPHTNADGFVHNTNNADDAKAKPLAWRNAWPAEEETKLTDAAVKERDEAKRKDDYIELQKKVLDTGPYVIMFQNTEEVASRANVKGYVEGPSADVVYYNLTTK, encoded by the coding sequence ATGATTAAACACCTTAAACTCGCTCTGCTCGCCGGCGCCATCGTTAGCGCAACATTGCCGCAACTGGCGCATCAGGCCTTTGCCGAAACCCCGAAGGACACATTGGTTGTTGCCAAGCAGATCGACGATCTGATCTCGCTCGACCCCGCAGAAGCCTATGAGCTTTCGGGCATCGAAGTTCTGGCCAATACCTATGACCGCATCATGCGCTTTGAACCCACCGACATCACCAAGCTGGTGGGCGGCGTTGCTGAAACCGCTTCGGTAAGCGATGACGGCAAGACCTTCACGTTCAAGATTCGCCCCGGCCAGAAATTTGCCTCGGGCAATCCGGTCACGGCGCAAGACGCCGTGTTCTCGCTGACCCGCGTGATCAAGCTGGAAAAGACTCCGGTGTTCCTGCTCTCGCAATTGGGCTGGACCAAGGACAATGTCGACAAGCTGGTGACCGCGCCTGATGACAGCACGCTGAAAATCACCATCACCGAAGATTTCGCACCTTCGCTGGTTTACGCTTTGCTTTCCTCCGTGGTGGGCTCGGTGGTCGACAGCAAAGTGGCCAAGGAACATGAGAAGGATGGCGACTTTGGTTACGCCTGGCTGAAGACCAATTCGGCCGGCAGCGGCGCCTATGTCGTCAAATCATGGAAGGCCAATGAAAGCGTTTCGCTGGAAGCCAACCCAAATTACCGCGGCGGCGAAGCCAAGCTGAAGCGCGTGGTGATCCGCCATGTGGCTGAACCGGCAGCCCAGCGCCTGCTGGTTGAAAAGGGCGATGCCGACATTGCCCGCAACCTGACGCCTGACCAGATCGCCGGCCTTGCCGGCAACAAGGATGTTGTCGTCACCGACGTGCCGCAGGCCCTGCTCTACTATATCGGCCTCAACCTAAAGACCAAGGAACTGCAGGACCCGAAAGTGCGCCAGGCTATTCGTTACCTGGTGGACTACAAAGGCATGGCCGACACGTTCCTCAAAGGCTCGATGCAAGTGCATCAGAGCTTCTGGGCTTCTGGCTTCTGGGCTTCGTATGATGAAAATCCCTACAGCCTGAATGTCGAGAAGGCCAAGGCGCTGTTGAAGGAAGCCGGATATCCGGATGGGTTCTCGCTGAAGCTGGATATTCCGAATTCGGCACCCTTCACCAACATCGCCCAGAGCGTTCAGTCAACGCTGGCTCAGGGTGGCATCAAGGTGGAGCTGTTGCCGGCTGATACGAAGGCCGTGCTGACCAAGTACCGTGCCCGCCAGCATCAGGCTTTGATGATCTATTGGGGCCCGGACTACATGGACCCGCATACCAATGCCGATGGTTTCGTCCACAACACCAACAATGCGGATGATGCCAAGGCCAAGCCTTTGGCCTGGCGCAATGCCTGGCCGGCTGAGGAAGAAACCAAGCTGACCGATGCGGCCGTAAAGGAACGCGACGAAGCCAAGCGCAAAGACGATTATATCGAGCTGCAGAAGAAGGTGCTTGATACCGGCCCTTATGTGATCATGTTCCAGAACACCGAAGAAGTGGCCTCGCGCGCCAATGTGAAAGGCTATGTCGAAGGCCCATCGGCTGACGTGGTGTATTACAATCTGACCACCAAGTAA
- a CDS encoding GtrA family protein, translating into MKQHATEAVRYFINGVVAAAVHYSVLNFNLLVLHMQSAGIANFIAACVGISASFLGSRYFVFRNHTGSLASQAPKFVVFYGLLAVMQGAVLAVWTDWLHLDYRIGFLVALVLQVICSYLGNKFVIFKA; encoded by the coding sequence ATGAAACAGCACGCCACGGAAGCCGTCCGTTACTTCATCAATGGCGTAGTTGCCGCAGCGGTCCACTATAGCGTGTTGAATTTCAATTTGCTGGTCCTCCACATGCAATCGGCGGGCATCGCGAATTTCATTGCAGCCTGCGTCGGCATCAGCGCGTCGTTCCTCGGCAGCCGCTATTTCGTCTTTCGCAACCACACCGGGAGCCTGGCCTCGCAGGCCCCCAAATTCGTGGTCTTTTATGGGCTGTTGGCCGTGATGCAGGGGGCGGTTCTGGCGGTATGGACGGATTGGCTGCATCTCGACTATCGCATCGGCTTTCTCGTGGCCTTGGTCCTGCAGGTGATCTGCAGCTATCTGGGCAACAAATTTGTGATCTTCAAAGCATGA
- a CDS encoding glycosyltransferase codes for MIDANHSIIVVTPVFEDAEASTRLFQELAQQFGPRVYVVAVDDGSVRQPVQISALQAAGLQGAVVRLRRNVGHQRAIAIGLGHVSEFIQPHQRVVVMDSDGEDLPSSVPALLAELEKPDHDIVVASRRSRVETWRFKLFYILYKQLFSVMTGRNVSFGNFMAMKASAAIRLVAMQELSIHLAGAVLVSKLRTAICALDRGPRYAGRSKMNFVGLVLHGFKGLMVFAEDVLVRVGIACACIGAFAIFGVCLAIVLKLLGFSTPGWFSIALGVLLLIFLQTGALALMTLMLTGVVRGGTVTTQVAYHHFIDEVIETKGA; via the coding sequence GTGATCGACGCCAATCACTCTATCATCGTGGTCACGCCTGTATTCGAAGATGCCGAAGCCAGCACTAGGCTTTTTCAGGAGCTGGCGCAGCAATTCGGACCACGTGTTTATGTGGTGGCCGTCGACGATGGTTCAGTGCGTCAGCCCGTCCAGATCAGCGCGCTGCAGGCGGCTGGCCTGCAAGGTGCGGTTGTTCGGCTCCGGCGCAATGTGGGCCACCAGCGCGCCATTGCGATTGGCTTGGGCCATGTATCCGAATTCATTCAACCGCATCAGCGTGTAGTGGTGATGGACTCTGATGGCGAGGATTTGCCATCATCGGTTCCGGCCTTGTTGGCCGAGCTGGAAAAACCAGATCACGATATCGTCGTGGCCAGCCGCCGCAGCCGCGTGGAAACCTGGCGCTTCAAGCTGTTCTACATCCTGTACAAGCAGCTGTTCAGCGTGATGACTGGGCGCAATGTCAGCTTCGGCAATTTCATGGCGATGAAGGCCAGTGCTGCCATTCGCCTTGTAGCCATGCAGGAACTTTCGATTCATCTGGCTGGTGCTGTTCTGGTGTCAAAGCTCCGCACCGCGATCTGTGCGCTGGACCGCGGGCCACGTTATGCTGGGCGCTCGAAGATGAACTTCGTCGGCCTCGTGCTGCATGGCTTCAAAGGGCTGATGGTGTTTGCCGAAGACGTGCTGGTGCGTGTCGGCATTGCCTGCGCCTGCATCGGCGCTTTTGCAATCTTTGGCGTATGCCTCGCCATTGTTCTCAAATTGCTGGGCTTTTCCACACCCGGCTGGTTCTCGATTGCGCTGGGCGTATTGCTGCTGATCTTCCTGCAAACAGGTGCGCTGGCCTTGATGACACTGATGCTCACCGGCGTAGTCCGTGGCGGCACGGTCACCACGCAAGTGGCCTATCATCACTTCATCGATGAGGTGATCGAGACGAAGGGGGCGTGA
- a CDS encoding NADPH-dependent FMN reductase, with translation MTTKPKIALIIGSTRPTRFADIPAQWMLKQAKARSDMEVDLIDLRDFKLPFFDEMASNLWMPSKNPEAVRWQETIGKYDGYIFVVAEYNRSITGALKNALDQAYKEWNRKPFTAIAYGGVGGARALEHLRTIGVELQMVPTRSAVHVAGGDLMAVHPGFGGKKSMEDIEANLLPGAKAALDDLVWWANATKAAKA, from the coding sequence ATGACCACCAAGCCAAAAATCGCTCTTATCATCGGCTCCACCCGCCCGACCCGCTTTGCCGATATCCCGGCACAGTGGATGCTGAAACAGGCAAAAGCCCGCAGCGACATGGAAGTCGATCTGATCGATCTGCGCGATTTCAAACTGCCGTTCTTTGATGAAATGGCGTCCAACCTCTGGATGCCCAGCAAGAACCCCGAAGCCGTGCGCTGGCAGGAAACCATCGGCAAGTATGATGGCTATATTTTCGTGGTTGCCGAATATAACCGTTCGATCACCGGTGCTTTGAAGAATGCGCTGGACCAAGCCTACAAGGAATGGAATCGCAAGCCCTTCACCGCCATCGCCTATGGTGGCGTCGGCGGCGCGCGCGCGCTGGAGCATCTGCGCACGATTGGTGTGGAACTGCAGATGGTACCGACGCGCTCGGCTGTGCATGTTGCGGGCGGCGATCTGATGGCCGTGCATCCGGGTTTCGGCGGCAAGAAATCGATGGAAGACATTGAAGCCAATCTGCTGCCTGGTGCCAAGGCTGCGCTGGACGACCTTGTCTGGTGGGCCAATGCCACCAAGGCCGCCAAGGCCTGA
- a CDS encoding response regulator: MILSRAVVLVVEDNALIRLSAMDLVVTAGFEAVEAQNADEAIRILEARTDIRLVFTDVEMPGSMDGVKLVHYIRNRWPRIFLIVASGRAIIEESQLPTGSRFFTKPYNDHTIVEEMTRMLVAIDPELGEPGSISH, encoded by the coding sequence ATGATTTTAAGTAGAGCGGTTGTTTTGGTGGTCGAAGATAATGCACTCATCAGGCTCAGCGCCATGGACTTGGTCGTCACCGCCGGCTTTGAAGCAGTTGAGGCTCAAAATGCTGATGAAGCCATCCGCATTCTCGAAGCCCGGACGGATATTCGCCTGGTATTCACCGATGTTGAAATGCCCGGCAGCATGGATGGCGTGAAACTTGTGCATTACATTCGAAACCGCTGGCCCCGCATATTCCTGATCGTTGCGTCGGGCCGGGCGATAATCGAAGAAAGCCAGCTTCCGACCGGTTCGCGATTTTTTACAAAACCCTACAACGATCATACCATCGTCGAAGAGATGACCAGGATGCTGGTCGCCATTGACCCAGAGCTTGGCGAACCGGGAAGTATCAGCCACTGA
- a CDS encoding sensor histidine kinase: protein MLAVIGASNAPVVLLDGSLNIIAASTSFCDAFKIDPSTVPGKKFSSLGSGEWDNPQLNALLEATASGAADVDAYEFILNREGQDQRFLVLNARKLEYEDKGQTRLLLAAADVTEARATDKLKDNLLLEKAVLLSEVQHRVANSLQIIASILLQSARRVPNDETRGHLKDAHSRLMSIAAVQRQLAASTQGQVELRTYFAQLCKSLAASMIPDDQVLSIEVEVDDAVTSAKESVSLGLIVTELVINALKHAFPGNRTGKIVVDYKAKGEDWTLLVSDNGVGMPPASDNPKPGLGTNIVEALAKSLEAEVQVASANPGTAISIIHVQVAAAPVARIV, encoded by the coding sequence ATGTTAGCGGTGATTGGTGCATCAAATGCCCCCGTGGTCTTGCTTGATGGCAGTTTGAACATTATCGCGGCCAGCACCTCGTTCTGTGATGCCTTTAAGATTGATCCGTCAACTGTTCCGGGGAAGAAGTTTTCGTCTCTGGGCAGCGGCGAATGGGACAATCCACAACTCAATGCGCTCCTTGAAGCCACGGCTTCGGGTGCAGCAGATGTGGATGCGTACGAGTTCATCCTGAATCGTGAAGGACAGGATCAAAGGTTTCTCGTTCTCAATGCCCGCAAATTGGAATACGAAGACAAGGGCCAAACCCGGCTGCTGCTGGCGGCAGCGGATGTCACCGAAGCGCGCGCCACTGACAAGCTCAAGGACAACCTGCTGCTCGAAAAAGCCGTCCTCTTGAGCGAAGTGCAGCACCGCGTTGCCAACAGCCTTCAGATTATCGCCAGCATCCTTTTGCAAAGCGCCCGACGCGTGCCGAATGATGAAACCCGGGGGCACCTTAAAGACGCGCACAGCAGGCTGATGTCCATTGCGGCGGTGCAACGGCAGCTTGCTGCTTCAACCCAAGGGCAAGTTGAACTTCGTACCTATTTTGCGCAGCTTTGTAAGAGTCTTGCGGCATCGATGATCCCTGATGACCAGGTACTTTCAATCGAAGTAGAAGTTGACGACGCTGTCACCAGCGCCAAGGAATCCGTGAGTCTGGGGTTGATCGTGACAGAATTGGTGATCAATGCACTCAAACATGCATTCCCCGGCAATCGCACGGGAAAAATCGTCGTAGATTATAAGGCGAAGGGCGAAGACTGGACTTTGTTGGTCAGCGATAATGGAGTGGGGATGCCGCCCGCTTCAGACAATCCCAAACCGGGCCTCGGCACCAACATCGTAGAGGCTCTTGCAAAGAGTTTGGAGGCTGAAGTTCAGGTCGCCAGCGCAAATCCCGGCACCGCCATCTCGATTATCCATGTGCAAGTTGCTGCCGCTCCAGTGGCCAGGATTGTCTGA
- the recJ gene encoding single-stranded-DNA-specific exonuclease RecJ, translating to MPASDDAFLNITRSAKGQRWESRLKDQRLAQAIAEKHDLPEILGRVMAARGVAVEDVEAYLNPTIRGLMPKPSDLMDMEKGALRLAEAIIAKEKIGIISDYDVDGVTSAALLLRFLRAVGHDAITYLPDRLTEGYGPSEKAVASLKEQGTEMLLTLDCGVLSHDPLAHAADLGLTTIIIDHHQAGVELPHAWAVINPNRQDDMSGQGHLCACGIVFLVIATTNKILREKRFYAEGQEPNLLQWLDLVALATIADVVPLKGLNRAYVTQGLKVMARRDNLGIAALCDVGGVKRRPDAYALGFILGPRINAAGRVGHADEALALLTTTDKGDAAALAHHLNEMNRHRQAVELRVVDEAVAQAELALGAERQASALVVAAENWHPGVVGLAASRLKDRYGVPSLVLALNKITMLATGSGRSIAGVDLGKAVRAALEAGHITKGGGHAMAAGMTLEIEKLAALRQFMEQYLSSAVEANRTRSLLVDGALSASGATLDLIELLEQAGPYGAANPSPLFVFPAHKITYADRAGTDHVRCTLVAGDGTRLKAIAFRALGTELGELLLSERQHPIHVAGRLVADEWGAKRVPALQIEDAALMV from the coding sequence TTGCCCGCATCTGACGACGCGTTTCTGAACATCACCCGCTCGGCCAAGGGCCAGCGCTGGGAATCGCGCCTGAAGGACCAGCGCCTGGCCCAGGCGATCGCCGAAAAGCATGACCTGCCGGAAATCCTCGGCCGTGTCATGGCGGCGCGCGGCGTGGCGGTGGAAGACGTCGAAGCCTATCTCAACCCCACCATCCGTGGCCTGATGCCCAAGCCGTCTGATCTGATGGATATGGAGAAGGGTGCTTTGCGCCTGGCCGAAGCGATCATCGCCAAGGAAAAAATCGGCATCATCAGCGACTATGATGTGGACGGTGTCACATCAGCCGCACTGCTGCTGCGCTTCCTGCGCGCCGTCGGCCACGACGCCATCACCTACTTGCCGGACAGGCTCACCGAAGGCTACGGCCCCAGCGAAAAAGCCGTGGCCAGCCTGAAAGAGCAGGGTACCGAAATGCTGCTCACGCTGGATTGCGGCGTGCTCTCGCATGATCCGCTGGCCCATGCCGCAGACCTTGGCCTCACCACCATCATCATCGACCATCACCAAGCGGGCGTGGAACTGCCCCATGCCTGGGCGGTGATCAACCCGAACCGGCAGGATGATATGTCGGGCCAGGGCCATCTCTGCGCCTGCGGCATCGTCTTCCTTGTCATCGCCACCACCAACAAGATCCTGCGCGAGAAGCGCTTCTATGCCGAAGGGCAGGAGCCCAATCTGCTGCAATGGCTGGATCTCGTGGCATTGGCCACCATTGCAGACGTGGTGCCACTCAAGGGCCTGAACCGCGCTTACGTCACCCAAGGCTTGAAGGTGATGGCGCGACGCGACAATCTGGGTATCGCCGCTCTATGCGATGTAGGCGGCGTAAAGCGCCGGCCTGATGCCTACGCCCTGGGCTTCATCCTCGGGCCGCGTATCAACGCTGCAGGCCGTGTCGGCCATGCCGATGAAGCACTGGCGCTGCTCACCACAACAGACAAGGGCGATGCCGCAGCCCTCGCGCATCACCTGAACGAAATGAACCGCCACCGCCAGGCGGTGGAACTGCGCGTGGTCGACGAAGCCGTGGCGCAAGCCGAACTCGCTTTGGGCGCAGAGAGGCAGGCATCCGCTCTCGTGGTGGCCGCAGAAAACTGGCATCCCGGCGTGGTCGGCCTCGCCGCCTCGCGCCTGAAGGATCGTTACGGCGTGCCATCGCTGGTGCTGGCCCTCAACAAGATCACTATGCTGGCCACAGGTTCAGGCCGCTCGATTGCCGGAGTCGATCTCGGCAAGGCCGTGCGCGCCGCGCTCGAAGCGGGCCACATCACCAAAGGCGGCGGCCACGCCATGGCTGCGGGCATGACGCTAGAGATCGAAAAACTCGCAGCCCTGCGCCAATTCATGGAGCAATATCTCTCGTCAGCAGTGGAAGCCAACCGCACCCGCTCATTGCTGGTCGATGGCGCCTTGTCCGCTAGCGGCGCCACGCTTGATCTCATCGAACTGCTGGAACAAGCCGGGCCCTATGGCGCCGCCAATCCATCGCCGCTCTTCGTCTTCCCGGCACACAAGATCACCTATGCCGACCGGGCCGGAACAGACCATGTGCGCTGCACCTTGGTGGCGGGTGATGGCACAAGGTTGAAAGCCATTGCATTCAGGGCCTTGGGCACCGAATTGGGCGAGTTGCTTCTGTCCGAACGCCAGCACCCGATCCATGTGGCAGGCCGCCTGGTGGCTGACGAATGGGGCGCAAAACGTGTGCCCGCCTTGCAAATCGAGGATGCCGCTCTCATGGTTTGA
- a CDS encoding homoserine dehydrogenase, with protein MTNALRLGIAGLGTVGTGVLDMLSTHAALLAERGGKPVSVTAVSARSKGKPRGNHDLSKLEWHDDPVALANSANIDVFIELIGGDEGPARKAVEAAIAAGKHVITANKALLAKHGTALARAAEAKGVALNYEAAVAGGIPAIKVVREGLAGNAPRKVFGIMNGTCNYILTKMGNEGRSFAEVLKEAQALGYAEADPTFDVGGFDTAHKLAVLTALTFGTEVNLDAITIEGIENVTLEDIRNAAQLGYKIKLLGVAVRHDSGIEQRVHPTLVPKGSPVSDTDGVFNAVVVEGDFAGDLLLEGRGAGAHPTASAVLSDIVDIARGNMRPAFGVPAASLKKYQRAPEQAHRGGFYVALQLHDKPGAVAAIASILAEEGISLESIVQRGKTDHSTERDTAQFILITHDTLEPSIRKAMGKIATGGFVADAPRVIRIARI; from the coding sequence ATGACAAACGCTTTGAGATTGGGCATTGCAGGCCTGGGCACCGTGGGCACCGGCGTGCTGGATATGCTCTCTACCCATGCCGCCTTGCTGGCTGAACGCGGCGGCAAGCCCGTATCAGTCACCGCCGTTTCGGCACGCTCCAAGGGCAAGCCGCGCGGCAACCATGATCTGTCGAAGCTCGAATGGCACGATGATCCGGTGGCGCTGGCAAATTCCGCCAACATCGATGTGTTCATCGAACTGATCGGCGGCGATGAAGGCCCGGCCCGCAAAGCGGTTGAAGCTGCCATCGCCGCAGGCAAGCATGTCATCACTGCCAACAAGGCCTTGCTGGCCAAACATGGCACGGCGCTGGCCCGCGCCGCCGAAGCCAAGGGCGTGGCGCTGAATTACGAAGCGGCTGTGGCTGGCGGCATCCCTGCCATCAAGGTGGTGCGTGAAGGTCTCGCGGGCAATGCGCCGCGCAAAGTCTTCGGCATCATGAACGGCACTTGCAATTACATCCTCACCAAGATGGGCAATGAAGGCCGCAGCTTCGCCGAGGTGCTCAAGGAAGCCCAGGCGTTGGGCTATGCTGAGGCTGACCCGACTTTTGACGTGGGCGGTTTCGATACGGCGCACAAGCTGGCCGTTCTCACCGCGCTGACATTCGGCACGGAAGTCAATCTTGATGCCATCACCATCGAAGGCATTGAAAATGTCACGCTGGAAGATATCCGCAACGCTGCTCAGCTGGGTTACAAGATCAAGCTGCTGGGCGTTGCGGTGCGTCATGACAGCGGCATCGAGCAGCGCGTGCATCCGACTTTGGTGCCCAAGGGCTCGCCGGTCTCCGATACCGATGGCGTATTCAATGCCGTGGTGGTCGAAGGTGATTTCGCCGGTGACCTGCTGCTGGAAGGCCGGGGTGCCGGTGCGCATCCCACGGCTTCAGCTGTTCTGTCTGACATTGTCGATATCGCACGCGGCAACATGCGCCCGGCCTTCGGTGTTCCTGCTGCAAGCCTGAAGAAATACCAGCGCGCGCCGGAACAGGCGCATCGTGGCGGCTTCTATGTGGCCTTGCAGCTGCATGACAAGCCGGGTGCGGTGGCGGCCATTGCCTCCATCCTGGCCGAAGAAGGCATCTCGCTCGAAAGCATCGTGCAGCGCGGCAAGACCGATCACAGTACCGAACGCGATACGGCGCAATTCATCCTGATCACGCATGACACGCTGGAACCTTCGATCCGCAAGGCGATGGGCAAGATCGCAACGGGCGGCTTTGTGGCCGATGCCCCCCGGGTGATCCGCATTGCCCGCATCTGA
- a CDS encoding PHA/PHB synthase family protein, translated as MSVIFMGMSDQKPPVNEFKLPDMLQLAQNMTKVFERGAELFGAIAARPDLQQRESEIQILPMEQVAKTLGEVYEYYKENPARMMAAQMQLWQSLTMLWHASWAKALGQQIAPMIAPSRSDKRFKDRDWQENSVFDFMKQAYLISAKWMQDMVAGAELDEHTKLKAKFYVEQIVNAFSPSNFPISNPEVLKATLASNGQNLLRGMDKLEADFRSPDGRLRITQTDKNAFEVGRDLALSPGKVVFRNDVFELIQYSPSTEQVYEIPLLIVPPWINKFYILDLNPQKSFVKYCVENGITVFMVSWINASEAQGRKSFSDYMREGFLTAVDAALKASGAKKVNTVGFCIGGTLVSAALGYMAAKNDARVNAATFFTTQVDFEKAGDLCVYVDEEQVKWIEGRMEDKGYLPGSRMADAFNLLRSNDLIWSCVVNNYLLGKDPMPFDLLYWNSDSTRMPAGVHSFYLRECYLNNRLSHGNMVLENTRIDLSKVKIPIYNLAARDDHIAPLPSVFRLQEHFGGPVKLVVSGSGHIAGVVNPPAANKYQHWTNETHADTLEEWMAGAKETAGSWWPDWLEWVGPKSGAKVKALVPGEGALPALGDAPGEYVKAKGE; from the coding sequence TTGAGTGTTATATTCATGGGCATGAGCGACCAGAAGCCACCTGTTAACGAATTCAAGCTGCCGGACATGCTGCAACTGGCGCAGAACATGACGAAAGTGTTCGAGCGCGGGGCGGAGCTTTTTGGCGCCATCGCGGCGCGGCCGGACCTGCAGCAAAGGGAATCAGAAATCCAGATCCTGCCGATGGAACAAGTGGCCAAGACGCTGGGTGAGGTTTACGAATACTACAAGGAAAACCCGGCCCGGATGATGGCCGCTCAGATGCAGCTGTGGCAGAGCCTGACCATGCTGTGGCACGCTTCATGGGCCAAGGCGCTGGGCCAGCAGATCGCGCCGATGATTGCGCCATCGCGCTCCGACAAGCGGTTCAAGGACAGGGACTGGCAAGAAAACTCGGTCTTTGATTTCATGAAGCAGGCCTATCTGATTTCCGCCAAATGGATGCAGGACATGGTGGCGGGGGCGGAGCTTGATGAGCACACAAAGCTCAAGGCGAAATTCTATGTGGAGCAGATCGTCAACGCGTTTTCACCTTCCAACTTCCCGATTTCAAATCCGGAAGTGCTGAAGGCCACGCTGGCCAGCAACGGGCAGAACCTACTGCGCGGTATGGACAAGCTGGAAGCTGATTTCAGATCGCCCGACGGCCGGTTGCGCATCACCCAGACCGACAAGAACGCTTTCGAAGTGGGCCGTGATCTAGCGCTTTCGCCTGGCAAGGTGGTGTTCCGCAATGATGTATTCGAGCTGATTCAATATTCGCCATCCACTGAGCAGGTTTACGAAATTCCGTTGCTGATCGTGCCGCCCTGGATCAACAAGTTTTACATTCTTGATCTCAATCCGCAGAAGAGCTTCGTAAAATATTGTGTTGAAAACGGAATTACCGTTTTTATGGTGTCCTGGATCAACGCCTCCGAAGCGCAGGGGCGCAAGAGTTTCTCGGATTATATGCGCGAAGGATTCCTCACCGCGGTTGATGCTGCACTGAAAGCTTCTGGCGCCAAGAAGGTCAACACTGTTGGCTTCTGCATTGGCGGCACGCTGGTTTCGGCCGCACTTGGCTATATGGCGGCGAAGAATGATGCGCGCGTCAATGCCGCCACCTTCTTCACCACCCAGGTGGATTTTGAAAAGGCCGGCGATCTCTGCGTCTATGTCGATGAAGAGCAGGTGAAATGGATCGAAGGCCGGATGGAGGACAAGGGCTATCTGCCCGGTTCGCGCATGGCCGATGCCTTCAACCTGTTGCGCTCCAATGATCTGATCTGGTCTTGCGTGGTGAACAACTACCTCCTCGGCAAAGACCCGATGCCGTTTGATCTTCTGTACTGGAACAGCGATTCAACGCGCATGCCGGCGGGCGTGCATTCGTTCTATCTGCGCGAATGCTATCTCAACAACCGCCTGAGCCATGGCAACATGGTGCTAGAAAATACGCGGATTGACCTGAGCAAGGTGAAGATCCCGATCTACAATCTCGCGGCGCGCGATGATCACATCGCGCCCCTTCCTTCCGTGTTCCGACTGCAAGAGCATTTCGGCGGGCCGGTGAAGCTAGTGGTTTCAGGTTCCGGGCATATTGCCGGGGTGGTCAATCCACCCGCTGCCAATAAGTATCAGCATTGGACCAACGAGACCCATGCCGACACGCTGGAAGAATGGATGGCTGGCGCGAAAGAAACTGCAGGCTCCTGGTGGCCGGATTGGCTCGAATGGGTCGGGCCTAAGAGTGGCGCCAAAGTAAAGGCGCTGGTGCCGGGTGAAGGCGCCCTGCCCGCACTGGGTGATGCGCCGGGCGAATATGTGAAGGCCAAGGGCGAGTAG